The Penicillium psychrofluorescens genome assembly, chromosome: 2 nucleotide sequence CGCCGCTACCCCGGCAGCCTGTGCGATGTCAGCTTGCTGTCCATGTGGTAATTAATCGGTATCTTTCCAAGGTTGGGCATACCACAGCTACCACAGCACCGTTGCCGACCGACATGGCAACTTCCTGGCGCTGGCATTGAGAGAGACACGACGGGACAAATGCCTGTAGCGCGCCGCTTACTTAAGTCTGCTCCGCAAACGcgggaattgatagggacagGACCGGCACACCTTACGTAATATAATGAAGCGGCTCAAACCAACTTGCCGCTTGGAGAGACCTACTAACCACAATAGATCCCATCCAAGGCCGACGGCCGGAATTTTAGTTACTCAACGTGAATTTGTCTTGATAAATCCCATAACCAACCGACGCTAGCTTAAACCACAGAAAGTGATTTCCTCCAACCCCaagtaaatgcgatatttcACAATCTTGTATCTCAACGACAGCTTCTTGTTTCTATTTCATTTGTGAAAGAAGAATAATTTAAATCATAAATAGTATCATGCACCAATTTGAAAGCCAATTCAAATTATGCTATAACAGTGACACACCACAATACGGTGTAATTTTGTTTATAATACATTCAGATGCAAACCGCGAATCACCATTGACTGTTTTCACGGATACCACGACGCAGGCGGCGGTTGCGGAGACTGGGACTGCTTATATTCAACAGTAATATTATCGGTGCGGCGAATCTGCGCCAGCGGATGCGCGCCATTCTGAAACTCATCCGACCGCAGGATACTCTCCTGGCTGCCATTCTTCGTCTCGCCGACGGTGGTGGTCAAAAGGTCATCATGATGCTTGCGCACAGCATAATTGGGCTTGCTCGCGCTGTGGCCCATTGATGAGGAGTGCAACTGATGGCTGCTTTTGTAGTAGCGTTCGTGTGAGCTCCAGGACCGCTTGCCGCGTATCATCTCGTAAATCGGGCCTAAGGTTGGGATGCAGGAGGCGATGATAATTACATTGGATTCAATTCTGTTTGAGATGTGAGCTTATAGTCTGATAGGAAAGTATTTTACAGGGACTTACGCGGTCCAGATGACGAGGTCGGCGGTAGCATCTGTTGTAGTGTTAGGTGGCTTCCAGACTTGTAGATTGGACAGGTGCTTACATGTCGGGTCTGATTTGTCGGCGAGGCCTGGCAGCTGCAGACACTTGACGATGGCCATTGCACAAGCACTGAAAAAATTAAGTTAGTTAATGGGTTGAGAACTGTTGTTCAAACTCACACGGCACCCAATCCCAAAGCCGCACATagcgccatcttctttttcaGCGACATTTGAAGCTTCATCAGTGTTACCGTCGGGTAGAAGGCAAGAAAAAGGTCGACGAAGGCAGATATAGCTAGGTACAAGTTAGTCTTGGCTATTGATAAATCGATACGTATTCAGCATACCCCCAGTGAAGATGGCATAGTCAACAAGGACCGAAATTGGGCGACATGTTGCGGCCCCAGTGGTTTGTAGGCTGATCAACCACAGAGATTTGGGAGGGTTGCACATTGTGAAGAGAACGATGATGCAGATACTCGAAGCCACAAAGACGAGTCCCGTCAAGGACCACAGCATCACGCGTTGCCATTTGCTCGGATTCAAGATGCGGTTCAGCAAAGCAGCAATGGCGAGTTTTGGTGTGGTAAAGGACATGATTCCcaggaggaagtcgatgTAATTGATGAGCAGAATGTCCTCGAGCAGTGCCTCGCCGCCTTTTGCCTCAATTACTGAGGCGTGGGTCCCGTATCCTAGGTGGACGTTGACTGTTGTTACTATCGTGTATCCTGCTAGCAAGAGCTGAATTTGCACACAAGAGTTAGCAATAAAATGTGTAACAAGCAGAGAGTCTCTCACCATGGACGCTATGATAATGTAGTCATCCGACCCGATACTCCGCAGCATTCGAGCTCGAACATATAGCCGGGCGGAAACAATGAGGATGCTCAGGGAAAAGAATGCCCAGAAAGTGCCCAGAATCCGTGGCCCTTTGGTCTGGCTCACATATTCCGGAGTAAGCCCAGGCATGGTGacatggaggtggaagatgcaCCAGGTCTAATGGGCGATGGTCTTAGAGAACCCCTTTCATTCAGCTATGCGACAGTTAGCCCACTAGTAGTCGCCACTGTCATTCAAAGGATGCTCTAGCTCCGTAAACTGGGGCTTACAGCCTGGCGAACAGTCACAGTGCATATTCTGTCAGGGCAGATCTCCATCGGTCGGTCGCTGGGTGGAGTCTGTCAAGAATTATACAACACAACACTGGGTTCAAACGCTTATTGATACTGTAGGTTCGGTAATACTCGTTCGTTATGTATTGATTGTACCACTCACTACGGAGTAGTTAGTTCCTAAAGAATAGATCACACAATAATCATGCCCGATCAACTGTTCATTTCGATACTGGCCCCGTGTGTAAGACTTTGTATGTACTGCTAATGGACCAATGTACAAATTCGGTTTGTGCCGCTCGGCAAATTGACTTTAGCCGCTTTGACACTTTCACTGCTATGTATCACGGTCTGCCTCGACGTGTCAGCTAGGGCTATGTGGAGTCTTCCCGAGATGATCAGTTCCCCAAAAAGTATAGTTCATCGCTGACGGGCGTGGAAAATCTGGACCGACAATGAAACGAAGGATTTAATCCATGTAAGAAGGCTCCATCGCTTGTCAGAACTTGTCAGAATGAAATGGGTACTCAAGTGAACACACCTCCGCGTACCATATCTGTCTGAAAACAGTCAGGCCCAACAATCGGGCCTCCAACTGAGTCAGTCAAATTGGTTGTGTCGGCAGGAGTTCGTACTTCACACCCACTCCCATCTTTTGCTAGCGGAAATGGGAGAACTAAAACTGTTCGATCTGACGACCCGCACCAGCCGATCAGTGCGTGGCGGGAAGTTCGCGTCATCGAACTTTGCCGATGTCAATCCTTTCTTTTCACTGTTAGACAACGGTGGATCTCGACAATGGTAGGGTGGGTCTCGGCAACACAGTGCCTTTCATTCTCAGGGGCCAACTTCAGGGAATTGTGACGGACCGTTGCCCCGGAACCAGCCACTTTCCTAACGACGCAGTGATGTATAACAATGTGCTTGGGAGGGCTCAATCACGATTCGGCTGTCTGGAAAGATTTGCCCCCTCCCTGCTCGTTCTATGAGGCACTACTATATAGTAATAAAACTGCAGGGGTGACTTATAACGATAGTGAAAGGCCATATTTTGTGCCCCGACGAGGCTCCAGCAGTCCGTCCCCCTCCTTAAGCCGGTAGGGTTGGGATCTCCGGCCCCGCGTGGATCATCCTTCAAACTGGACAACCCTCTACTCCGTACAATCACACAGAGCAGCGGCCCTATAGTTCACTTCAGCCACCATGACACACTCTAACGGCACAACAATCAACGGCCAGACAATTGACGTGGAGAAACTGGCCACCTCCGCGAATTCGCCTCAGAAGATTCCGAATCTGCTCCAGGAGATTGCCTCTTACGGCAATGGCTGGGAGGAGGACCCTCAAGCTCGATTCAAGTTGCTAGAAGCCTCCCGATCTCTGACTTATGCGCTGGAGACCCCGCGCGAGGCGGTTCTGAGACACTGCTGGTCAGAGGTATGCTTTTCAGAAATTCGCAAAGAGAAGACTCATGTTGACACCCTCTCCAACTAGTCCACGAGCTACGCAGCGATACACGTTGGCGTTGACCTAGGTCTCTTTGATGCTCTGTCCAAGGATCATGACCCAAAGTCAGTTGAGGCACTCGCAAAGGCCACGAACGCCGACCCGGTACTTCTGGGTGAGTTGCTTTGGGTTTCCAATTTGGCCACTGACAATTTCTGACTTGACACCCAGCACGTATCTTGAAGCATCTTGCGGCCATGGGAGCAATCGAGGAGGCCGGCGCCGGTGAATATAGCCCGAATGGTTTCTCAAGCGTCCTGACCGTCGAGCGATACAGCGATGCTTTACCACTCATGTAAGACGCTTCCCCGCAACACTTTCCGAGCGCGAAGTTATTAACAATTACTACTAGGACTCGTCGTTTCACCAAGGGCATCCTCGCACTTCCGGAATTCCTCAAGAACAATAACTATCGCAATCCCACCAGTACGACCGAAACTGCTTTCCAGTTGGGCCACGGTCTAAAACTGAACTTCTTTGGACAACTGCAGCAGGAGCCGGACACGGCCAAGGAGTTTGGCAACCACATGTCGGTTTATGCTCAGGGCCGAATGCGATGGATGGACCCCGGATTTTACCCTgtccaggagcagatggtcGATGGAGCCTCAATCAGTGATCAAGACGTGCTGCTGGTCGATATGGGCGGCAGCATCGGCCATGATCTGTCTGAGTTTCGCCGCAAGTGGCCCAACGTACCCGGTCGACTCGTTCTGCAGGACCTGTCCGAGGTCGTGTGTTCGGCCAAGGACCTGGATCCGTCCATCGAAGTAACGGCTCATGACTTCTTCACTGAGCAGCCCGTCAAAGGTATTGACATGACAATACCTGCTTGAGAAATCGTGAAACTGATGTTCCTTTTTTGCGCAGGTGCGCGTGCTTATTACATGCATTCCGTTCTCCACGACTGGCCGGATGACGTCTGCCACAAAATCCTGGCCAATATCACTGCAGCTATGAAACCAGGACACAGCAAATTGCTGATCAACGAGAATGTCATTCCCGACACGGGGCCGTATTGGGAGGCGACGAGCCTAGATttgatcatgatgattgttGGGTCTTGTGAGCGCAGTCAGTACCAGTGgcatgcgctgctggagTCTGCGGGGCTGCGGATTGTGAATATCTGGACGGCGCAAAAGGGCGTCGAGAGTCTGATCGAGTGCGAATTGGCGTAGACGATAAGACTGCTAGTGGTATGTGTGTCCAATGGAAGGGGGGCCCTAGGgggcagccagatcagaagagaaaatgatGAAGGTATTCAGTTTTAGTGCTATAAACGGCGGGACTTTCAAGttagagaagggaaagaagaagaagaaggaaaggagaaaaagagagcAGACGGCGATGCTAAAGACTCACTTTTTGTGGGACTTCAACACCGACTTTTAAGTTTAAACACTATTATAGCCTACCACGCCATTGATTTATTTAGTTATATATTTGTCCCCCGAGCTTTCACGGCCTCAGGTCGTATGCAGCGTTGAATATGTACATTTTATttaccaccacccagccTGTGATTCCGCTATTATTCCACATCACTCTCCAATGACTTGATGGAGTTCTATTGTATATTATATAGTCTGATGTAACTTCCCGCAGCTCTTGTTAGGCGCTATGCAGATTTTCTTCGACGTAGATGCAGGCGATACGTCCTCGTAAATGAGACCAGTCTATATCACAATTCCGTGTCCCTCCACCGGGGACAACGCGACTCTTAGAGGAAAGCTGCAAAATACTAAAAGATTCCCACCACACTCGATATAGAAACCACGAAAGAGAGGGATACGAATGATAACTATAATCCCCCTACTTGGGCTCAACAAATTGCGTCCTGCGTACACTCAGTGCTTTCCAAATGCTGTCAACGCATCCTGTCCACTCCTCACTACTTCTCCATCAACGATGACATTGTCCTCCAGGACTGAGTTGCCAAAAAATAGATACTCTTTTCTGCCCTTGAGAAACCAGTAGATGGCTCCAAACACGACAACTCCAGTGAGAATCACTATTGACCAGTTCATATTGGCAATGTTGCCCACTACGGGTTCAGCTTGCGGGAACACATAGAACAGGGTGACGACGATGCTCCAGAGGAGACTGATGATGTTGATAGTATAGCCCCAACGTCCAAGGTCGAAATGTGGCCGCGGTGGTAGCTTTTCTCGGCCTCTCAAGACAACACAGAGCACCGGGACACAGTACGAGACCTGCAAGGCAATGCCGCCAccggagatgatggcatAGAAGGCGAGCTCGCTGCCCAGGACAAGAGTGCCCGTCAGAATATTGAGCACAATGAACGCCGCCAGCGCACGCAAAGGGATATTCCATTGCTTGTCGACGACTGAGAAGTACCTCGAGAAGGGCAGCGCGCGATCTCGAGCCATTGACCATGTGACTCTCGATCCGGCTGTATAGATGTTGACAATGAGCATCGAGTTCAACCCTATCAAAATCAGAGCACACCATATGCCGCCGCCATAGATCGAATCCAGTACGTCGACGAACCAAGACTGGACCACTGTTAGGAAAGCCGTGAACGCAGAGGAAGGGTAGATGTCGGACATACAACGTAAGATGCGGTCGCTTCGAGGTAGGACGGCCAGTTCTGCCCAACTGTGGTGACGAGGACAATTCCGGACAACCATGCAGTGACACCGGCCCAGATCATGGACCAAACCATGACTCTCTGCTTCGATCAGCAATCGTGAGGTTGGAGGAACCTCGGGGGAAAACTTTACCGGAGCATCACGAGATGGGTTCTTCATTTCCTCGACCACTGAAGAATAGTCAGTAAGACCTCGAGGTATCCAAGAAAGGGAGTCCAGAGCTTACAGTGCATCACACCATCAGATCCATACAGGCCGTAAATTGGCACATACATGCTTAGGATAAACACCCAGCCTTTTGATGTCCAGCCGGACGAATTAAGGAATTGGGTAAATGTGAAGCTGGCGCTGTTTCTGTCGGCCTTGATCAGGAATACAATGGCCCACACTAGGCAATTGGCAATATTGAAGAATGCACCAAATACTTGCATCTTCGGAAGATGCCTTGGCATCAAATTGGCGAGCGCAGGCGCCATGAGGAATCCACAGTAGACTAAGAACGTCTTGTATGGCTAGTCGCTGTCAGCAAGGTTCAGATAGTCGTGCTTTCGGTATGGTTTCATACACTCCATTGCACATCGGGATATGTGATCTTGATCAACTCGGCCACAATTTGGGCGCTGTTGAGAGCACAATTGGAGCTCGCCGAAATCTCTCCCACCAAGACGCACCAGCCGACCAGGTAGGACAGAAATCGGCGATAACGCTCGGGAGCAACGACCTTCACTGTTGTCAGCACCTGCATGACGAGCATGATTAGGAGATGACGCTCAGACCTGGGTGTAAAACTGCTGGCCACCAGCGGTCGGCCACAGTGAGCAGTACTCTGCCAAAGAGGCCATTAGGAGCACTTGTCCGATGGTGACCACCGCTCTGACAACACCTTCCGCGTCAGTATGCCAATTGCGTATAAGTTGGTGTACTCGGCACTCACGTTCCCCATATGAAGCACACCGGCCCGCCCAGGGTGAAAATGTAATAAAACATGACAATGTTGCCCGACCACGAGCTCAAGATGGTGGTTTGATAGGCCATCACTGAGATACTGTGTTAGCCTCATTATCGGATAGAAAGATACGCTTGGTGTTTACAGCTCCAGAAAGTGTAGTTCCGCTTGAGCTCCTGCTTGTGGCCGAGCCTCATGAGTCggccctcatcgtcatctcctgtcttctccaccacaggTTCGTCTAGTACGGGCCCCGCGGCGTAAGTCAGGTCTG carries:
- a CDS encoding uncharacterized protein (ID:PFLUO_002627-T1.cds;~source:funannotate); this translates as MPGLTPEYVSQTKGPRILGTFWAFFSLSILIVSARLYVRARMLRSIGSDDYIIIASMLLLAGYTIVTTVNVHLGYGTHASVIEAKGGEALLEDILLINYIDFLLGIMSFTTPKLAIAALLNRILNPSKWQRVMLWSLTGLVFVASSICIIVLFTMCNPPKSLWLISLQTTGAATCRPISVLVDYAIFTGAISAFVDLFLAFYPTVTLMKLQMSLKKKMALCAALGLGAVACAMAIVKCLQLPGLADKSDPTYATADLVIWTAIESNVIIIASCIPTLGPIYEMIRGKRSWSSHERYYKSSHQLHSSSMGHSASKPNYAVRKHHDDLLTTTVGETKNGSQESILRSDEFQNGAHPLAQIRRTDNITVEYKQSQSPQPPPASWYP
- a CDS encoding uncharacterized protein (ID:PFLUO_002628-T1.cds;~source:funannotate), producing MTHSNGTTINGQTIDVEKLATSANSPQKIPNLLQEIASYGNGWEEDPQARFKLLEASRSLTYALETPREAVLRHCWSESTSYAAIHVGVDLGLFDALSKDHDPKSVEALAKATNADPVLLARILKHLAAMGAIEEAGAGEYSPNGFSSVLTVERYSDALPLMTRRFTKGILALPEFLKNNNYRNPTSTTETAFQLGHGLKLNFFGQLQQEPDTAKEFGNHMSVYAQGRMRWMDPGFYPVQEQMVDGASISDQDVLLVDMGGSIGHDLSEFRRKWPNVPGRLVLQDLSEVVCSAKDLDPSIEVTAHDFFTEQPVKGARAYYMHSVLHDWPDDVCHKILANITAAMKPGHSKLLINENVIPDTGPYWEATSLDLIMMIVGSCERSQYQWHALLESAGLRIVNIWTAQKGVESLIECELA
- a CDS encoding uncharacterized protein (ID:PFLUO_002629-T1.cds;~source:funannotate); the protein is MTSTDLTYAAGPVLDEPVVEKTGDDDEGRLMRLGHKQELKRNYTFWSLMAYQTTILSSWSGNIVMFYYIFTLGGPVCFIWGTAVVTIGQVLLMASLAEYCSLWPTAGGQQFYTQVVAPERYRRFLSYLVGWCVLVGEISASSNCALNSAQIVAELIKITYPDVQWSPYKTFLVYCGFLMAPALANLMPRHLPKMQVFGAFFNIANCLVWAIVFLIKADRNSASFTFTQFLNSSGWTSKGWVFILSMYVPIYGLYGSDGVMHLVEEMKNPSRDAPRVMVWSMIWAGVTAWLSGIVLVTTVGQNWPSYLEATASYVSWFVDVLDSIYGGGIWCALILIGLNSMLIVNIYTAGSRVTWSMARDRALPFSRYFSVVDKQWNIPLRALAAFIVLNILTGTLVLGSELAFYAIISGGGIALQVSYCVPVLCVVLRGREKLPPRPHFDLGRWGYTINIISLLWSIVVTLFYVFPQAEPVVGNIANMNWSIVILTGVVVFGAIYWFLKGRKEYLFFGNSVLEDNVIVDGEVVRSGQDALTAFGKH